The DNA sequence CTAAGTTTCTTACCATATCCTTTAAGTTCATACCTTTATGGTCTCTTATATGCCTCTACAACTTCCATGCACACTAGAATAATGAGAATTATcactcatttttttatcaatagaaaaatttctcaaacttcgaaatgttttaataaaaatggagtgacaaaaattttgaaatttttttgaagaatgTATACGGATGTACcctaattaaatgaaatgctCTCAAATATTTAGGCATAAAACTTAGTTTGCCATGAATTGGTTTCTaacaaaaaggacaaaatttaaaagacaaaTGAAGTAAAACTTGACATAAAGTtaaaatagaagattttctaatGTGAAAGACTAAGTGACACTTGTGAGTTCTTTAGCACACTTTTACAAGTCTAAACACTTAAGTAAGCGAGATGTTTTCCTAAAGTGAAAGTCTAAGGGACAATCTAACTGATTTCCTCTAACACTATTCATTTTAGGGAAATCGGAGAAAACCAAAGATTTTCCAAAAtacctaaataaaaaaatttgtagcaAATTGCCGgctaaaaatacaaataagatttaaaaacaaaatttgtaggCTTAGAGACGAAAATTTCTGTCACAAATTTATATCCTTGTGtctatatatttgttttgcAATTTCTTTGCAAAATTGCTCAATTGTGAGCCTTTGTCTTTCTCTAAAGTTTTTGCTTTCTATGGTGTCTTTTCATGTCTCTTGATGTTACCAAAGGAGTTACTCCACCTGGGATTCCACAACACCTAAGATGCTATCTAACGAAAATGTGAGTTCTCCATAAACATTGATTAACCAAATCACTTTTAATCAAGAGTatgaagaaataaaatcaagaaaaaatcaGTCGAAATTATTAACTTCAAAGTAAAAAAagatgatgacaataatttaagGAATTCTCAAAAAAAAGGACAAGCTAGAactaaagaaaaattttaaaagcaaaCACTCAAAGTGAGTCCAAAGAAACGATTCTAGAattcattaataaaagaaataaaaatgtaagttgaataacatttcaaatgcaacacaagatgaaaatttaattttagaactCAACAAATTTTTAAACTCTATGATGTTTGCATCCGACATGAAGATAAGCCAAAGAATTAGCTAATTGTGAAGTTTATATTAAGGGGTATTGTTTTGCTTTTATTtgcttgttttcttttgttttaatcaCATATAAGTCTTAactttttatatcatttttcttgtatataatttgtttttctcaaaTAAATCAAGAAGCAACttcaaattactttttttctaattcaattCCAAAATCAACAAGCAAGTGTGAGTAACATGCGCTAGAAGCACTATTTgtcaacaaaagaagaaataggtCTTGACAAGCACTTCTATCAATTAGAAAATTATGCTAAAAACGTGCTAATATCTAATAGCAAATTATGAACTCAAACATGATGAATAAGACTATTTGTTTATCTTTTCATGGActgatatgagaaaaaaaactaGGACCACTTGTAATAGATTTAAGAACATTTAAAGGAGCTAGActcaatttaaacaaattttgaagatttaaaaaattaaaattcaatctcCTAGGTGTTAACTAAACAACATTTTACAAAAGAACACAAATGAAAGTATGTATAATCCTAAACACATATAGGTTGATTCAAGAAACATGAACAAATGATTTGAACCAatcaaaaactaaatttaatctCGGCACATATAATCCTTCTATATTTTTTGGATGCCTATCTTGGCCCAAATGGAAGCCCAAATGGAGGCCCGAAGTTGGTCTAAATGGAAGAACAATCATGTcttaaaaaatccaaaaaaaattacaaacaaatttGTAAACATATACAAGactaagaaaaagaagaaaagaaattttcaatattttaatttccaaATAGTAGAATATTTTTCCTTAAAGTGTTATTTTCTTATATCATCTTATTCGTGAACCTTGTGGTTGAATAGTTTGTCATCATGTTCTTTCTTAGCTGGTAACTGAGGAGCTCAACATTGACATTATCTTTGCAGCAGTGCAGGAAGTTATGGAACAATTGTTCCCAGAACAGCAATCATGTTAAACCAAACAGAACATGTTGCAGTTTgaacttttcaaatatatttgtccGAAGATTCAACACAGTTCAGAGTTTCATTGTCCATAGCCGAAGATTTAAAAACGGTAACCAAATGATATAGAATTGTTTAAAATAGGTTAGAAATCTCAAATCAATTAGTTACACTGTCAAAATATGTAATACAATAAATGCATACATCACttgataaattgattttatcgaATTTAATTAAGCAAAAACTCACTTTATGGTATAAAGTTTATCtgaacaattattattaaatctATCATATTAGTTGTCGTCAAACCTTATTTGACCACGTGCAAATACTTTATCTACTATGTATTAAGATTCCATGCACATCATCAAATTAGTAGGGGTCAAGAATGTTTTTAACTCTTAAACATTGATCTAaaattggaatttatttttgttcgaaattttaatacattttgttatttaaattttaaaaataaattaatataatcattttaactagttacattaactttttttaggtGTCAACGCATTTTTCAGccgatattaaattaaaaaatgtatcaaacggtataaataatttcaatactAACATGAAACGCGTTCGACACATCAAAATaagttaacataattgggttaaacCAACTAtgttcattcatttttaaagtttagaaccAAAATGTATTGAAATTTCGGACATGAACGAGTTTCAATTTTGAATCACAGCTTAAGGACGcttaaggactaaaaacataattaatccaattaataatatatataaatgaatccAAATCTTAACTCATACCAAATTAAGTATAAACTCATTCTAATAAAATGGTATATATGAAATGAAACAAGAAAGATTGTTTCAGCATACTAGTGCTGTAGATTTTTCAGAATGTTAAAGTAACTCATTTCTAATGTTTTGCAGCAATATGAATAggtatttttaaagtttgtcaTTTCATTATGGTGTGAAACTTCACACCTTCAGGTGCAgaatatttcataacaaattaCATTAGAGTAGGTGTAGGTGATTCAATGCACGACTCTGCAAGTGAAGAACGAAGCAAAAATATTGGCCAATGTTAGTAGTATCAGCAAAAAAATGTCAAACACAATATAACAGCATTGGGGTCAGCAGATCTATTAAAAATGGGAGTgagtaaataatttatacaataCAGCACAAGAAATGAAAAGGAATTCATCATCAGATTGCAGCAGTTAAGTGCATAATGCATCTCCTTCTCTTTTTTCTATGCCACCATTGTTGAACATCTCTCATCTCATACTTCCCAACTTTCTATTAGCCTTGTGCACGTTTTCCTTGAGCCAAACTCACACGCATAGCCCTTCCTTCTAGTTCCTGAGATCAATAAGCAAAataacattcattttttttgcaTCTTATGCTCCAAGTTCATGTTTACATCAGCAAATAATTTTGCTTTATGAGTCAATCACAAACCATATTGCACAATGAGTTTGGTaacttttataacaattatcTTAAAAATCATACTACTTATGGTGTGTGGTTGAATGAATCACCTTGGAAAAGTGTTTTACTGGTTTAGTTCCGATAAACAACAAATCTTACTAAGAGTTTGGATGATTTTGATATCATCTTTAAGAATTGAATTTTATACTTAACCTTTTAAATCTAGTTTGAAATATAAGGTTTGTATCTATTTATATGCCGGAAACTACTTGCTTGTCTCTACTCGTGATGGAATCTCTAACACTTCTATAATGATCTGATTACAAGGCAAAATTTCAATTCTGATTGAAAAGTAGCTCTAGGAAGACCTAAAGAACTGTGTCTAAGGTTTTGTCTATAGAAAAGCCATAATATAGTTCTACATAGTTCACAAAAACACAACCAGTAAAAGTGTGAAGTAAAATACCACATCATTCAAGGCTTCAAGTGCAGATTCCATCTCTGCTTTTGTTGAAAAGCAAACAAAGCCATAGCCACGTGACCTTCCAGTTTCTCCATCATACAAGACCCTAGCTCCAACCACTGTTCCATATTCTTGAAAGGCTTGTGTCAAAATCTCATTAGTTACCGACCATGACAGATTCCCAACAAAGAGTTTATGTTCAGTCTCAGGGTACAAGGGTTCTTTTGGCTTTGGTTTGTTAGAGAAATTCACCCTCAAGGTTCTGCCCATGAATTCCTGAGAAGTCACATTCACAAAATTCATCATGCAAAAGGGTATCACCAGAACAAACCAATTCAACAAAAACTCACAGCAATCCTTACTTTTCCGTCAAGATTTTCTATCACTGTATTACAGTCTTCAATGCAACTCATTGTCACAAATGCAAAGCCTCTACTTTTTCCAGTGTCTCTGTCGTAAAGAAcctaaatatatatgtatatatataaatcatcaACTTTACTGAATCGTTAAATGCAAGCTGGATCAATGAAGTTCTAAAAGTACAAGAATACTTATATAGTTTATGCTCTCTTTTCTCTATCTTTCAACCATAGATTGTGTTAAACTCTATGAATTGCATAAATAAATACCTCAATAAGTTCTGCGCTACCATAATCCTGAATTAGCCCTGCAAGTTTGGCACTATCAACACTATAAGGCAAATTCCCAAAATAAAGCTTAGTGCTAGCAAGGGATTCATCTGAGTCTTGTTCTGGCACCACTTCCTCTTCATTCTCCTCCACTTTCTGCTGTTCAACGAAACCAGCATCACCCTCAACAACCACCTCTTCTTGTGCAACAGCAGCAGAAATTCTAGGCCCCCACAACCTATGCGACATGGTACCTCCGATGGACAAAGGTTCGACCAAGTGTGAGACAGGTGCAGCAAACATGCGGTTTGACGGCATTGCTGTCGTAAGGGGATCCATCACGGAGCAGTGCTTGGAACGAAGACATTTGATGTTGTtaatggaagaagaaaacaacgAAGCTATGCCTGCAGCAGTGGCAGCCATTTTGTGACCGATGAAACACAAAAATGTTACATTAAAAGATTATCATTTCAGTGTTAATGACATGATGAGAGAGAAAAGGTTTGTTCCTATGCTTGCGTGGCATGATTGTGTCCACTGTCTGGTGTTGTTGGTGAGAATGGATATGTCAAGATAAGATGAGTTCAAGTCGTATAGCATATGCCCCAGATGTATTTTTCTATGTATAAGATCGAATGTGTATAACTTTCGCTATATTTCTCTCATTTTAACTGCAATATTTTGACTCTGTATGATCTGTTAAATATATGACAGATAAAAAGCTTCGATAATGTTGCATAccgaaaattataaataatttgtatcgttaatttattagttttaaggtTCCTGTGGGAATTTTTTCAATCACTAtgcttcaaaattaaatattaaattgatttttctttatcagatttataatttttttttaaattttaatgcatGTAATTATCCACTGgggatagaaaaaaaaaaaacatagtaaCAATTATTTGCAGATAAAATTCATGCCGATCGTAATGAATATCCTTGATAAATATCCGTGATAATGGATATGTGTATTTAATTATTGGTaatttaataatgaaatgagTAAAAGTATTATGGTAtcgtaaaattttattttaatattttttttaaatggagtgataaataaaattattagtgaaagtaataattattgaaaaattattttaaatttgatttctttttatgtacgcttataaaattaaagttattttcaaaaagattaatttttttaaaatttatatttaaaaacaattcatttaaatttgtattgtattaacattagtaaatttga is a window from the Vigna unguiculata cultivar IT97K-499-35 chromosome 7, ASM411807v1, whole genome shotgun sequence genome containing:
- the LOC114190278 gene encoding 28 kDa ribonucleoprotein, chloroplastic, whose protein sequence is MAATAAGIASLFSSSINNIKCLRSKHCSVMDPLTTAMPSNRMFAAPVSHLVEPLSIGGTMSHRLWGPRISAAVAQEEVVVEGDAGFVEQQKVEENEEEVVPEQDSDESLASTKLYFGNLPYSVDSAKLAGLIQDYGSAELIEVLYDRDTGKSRGFAFVTMSCIEDCNTVIENLDGKEFMGRTLRVNFSNKPKPKEPLYPETEHKLFVGNLSWSVTNEILTQAFQEYGTVVGARVLYDGETGRSRGYGFVCFSTKAEMESALEALNDVELEGRAMRVSLAQGKRAQG